A genomic segment from Candidatus Brocadia sinica JPN1 encodes:
- a CDS encoding GIY-YIG nuclease family protein, which produces MSFYYVYTLLSEKDGYYYVGYTNNLLKRMNEHNKGKVHSTKSRLPVILVYYEACLNQQDATKREKYLKSSWGKRYLKNRIANYVEEVGDVI; this is translated from the coding sequence ATGAGTTTTTATTATGTATATACTTTGCTTTCTGAAAAGGATGGTTATTATTACGTTGGCTATACTAATAATCTTCTTAAGCGGATGAACGAACATAATAAAGGAAAGGTTCATTCAACCAAATCCCGATTGCCAGTTATACTTGTCTATTACGAAGCATGTTTAAACCAACAAGATGCAACAAAACGGGAAAAGTACCTAAAATCCTCTTGGGGTAAACGATATTTAAAAAATCGAATAGCGAACTACGTAGAGGAGGTAGGCGATGTTATCTAA
- a CDS encoding PDDEXK nuclease domain-containing protein produces MLSNWVKMYVNYYKRTQMVEGENEPIGILLCAEKNKAVVKYTLPEGQKQIYISRYIPYLPTEEELKTEILREKELIEMEIKLSKDKK; encoded by the coding sequence ATGTTATCTAACTGGGTAAAGATGTATGTCAATTATTATAAAAGAACCCAGATGGTAGAGGGAGAAAATGAACCTATCGGCATACTCCTTTGTGCTGAGAAAAACAAAGCTGTTGTAAAGTACACTTTACCGGAAGGACAAAAGCAGATATATATTTCCAGATATATTCCCTATTTGCCGACAGAAGAAGAATTGAAAACTGAAATATTACGTGAAAAGGAACTCATAGAAATGGAAATAAAACTGAGCAAGGACAAAAAATGA